One segment of Rhodopirellula baltica SH 1 DNA contains the following:
- a CDS encoding ComEA family DNA-binding protein yields the protein MSILATEGQNQTAADAGHADRTTCVLTHSGLQLGMSVLVLIAAVAWMQRTLLRSGGETGGRSPEASAKLSIGLNSSDARELSLLPGIGPNLADRVVRHRESHGPFASVEDLLAVHGVGPKLLHSLRPWVHVTRSAPVSAEQLEQSDQRRLRVTSAKHGRSVDPPPIANPPTDRFDDFGAGSHDEHLARVASGRLSD from the coding sequence ATGTCGATACTCGCCACTGAAGGCCAGAACCAGACTGCTGCTGACGCGGGGCACGCTGATCGGACAACGTGCGTTCTGACTCATTCCGGATTGCAGTTGGGAATGAGCGTCTTGGTTTTGATCGCAGCGGTCGCTTGGATGCAAAGGACCTTGTTGCGATCGGGGGGCGAAACCGGTGGTCGATCGCCGGAAGCGTCTGCCAAATTGAGCATCGGACTGAACTCGTCTGACGCTCGTGAATTGTCATTGTTGCCAGGAATTGGTCCTAATTTGGCCGATCGGGTTGTCCGGCATCGCGAATCTCATGGCCCTTTTGCATCGGTCGAGGATTTGTTGGCAGTTCACGGCGTCGGGCCGAAATTATTGCATTCGCTGCGACCATGGGTTCACGTCACGCGATCCGCGCCGGTGTCGGCGGAGCAATTGGAGCAATCTGATCAGCGGAGATTGAGGGTGACTTCAGCCAAGCACGGGCGAAGCGTTGATCCACCCCCGATCGCCAATCCGCCGACCGATCGGTTTGACGATTTCGGGGCTGGCAGCCATGATGAACATCTCGCGAGAGTCGCCTCCGGCCGACTTTCTGACTGA
- a CDS encoding acyl-CoA thioesterase, with amino-acid sequence MTDSLPTHKYGFRVAYQETDGQRRVHHANYLNYFERGRVEMLRDLGHNYKAIEDDGRMLVVAEMNVKYFAPAEFDDWLELTTTVVEIRKVRMRHLYQIHRGDQLIVEADSVIACVDRTGKLARLPNLESR; translated from the coding sequence GTGACTGATTCGCTACCCACGCATAAGTACGGATTTCGCGTGGCCTATCAGGAAACCGATGGGCAACGTCGAGTCCACCATGCCAACTACCTGAATTACTTCGAGCGTGGTCGTGTCGAGATGCTGCGCGATCTCGGGCACAACTACAAAGCGATCGAAGACGATGGCCGAATGTTGGTTGTCGCCGAAATGAACGTGAAGTATTTCGCTCCCGCCGAGTTCGATGATTGGTTGGAGTTGACGACCACCGTGGTCGAAATTCGCAAAGTTCGAATGCGACATCTTTACCAGATTCATCGTGGCGACCAATTGATCGTCGAAGCGGATTCGGTAATCGCGTGCGTCGATCGAACCGGCAAACTGGCTCGTTTGCCAAATCTGGAAAGTCGCTGA
- a CDS encoding metal-sulfur cluster assembly factor, producing the protein MALAEDKVREALKEVIDPELYVNIVDLGLVYVVQVGEEKEDGRHDVNVEMTMTSPMCPAGPQLVAGTKNAAESLEEVDTCDVKVVMEPAWTPDCMTDEARDHLGIF; encoded by the coding sequence ATGGCTCTGGCCGAAGACAAAGTCCGCGAAGCCCTCAAAGAGGTCATCGATCCCGAGTTGTACGTCAACATTGTTGACCTGGGATTGGTGTATGTCGTTCAAGTCGGTGAGGAAAAAGAGGACGGCCGTCACGACGTCAATGTTGAGATGACGATGACCAGTCCCATGTGTCCAGCTGGTCCTCAGTTGGTCGCAGGAACCAAAAACGCCGCTGAGTCACTCGAAGAGGTCGACACTTGTGACGTGAAGGTCGTCATGGAGCCAGCATGGACTCCAGATTGCATGACCGATGAAGCTCGCGATCACCTCGGCATCTTTTAG
- a CDS encoding ATP-grasp domain-containing protein gives MRVFVGEFLCGGGMASTHEDQISSSLLREGLAMWRALVTDFAEWAQVVTPIDPRLNLRVDRMPDSVVCIPLRSGENVREQWLTIAKSCDIALVVAPETDDELGGMIQTFREAGVDVLATDLATLRMASDKWFTAKWLMEHAIPTPQTWAMESNLTASEARRSNGIGPIGLDAKRWVRKPRDGCGSDSIVVFDDWKSACSTMPSNNLVQAWIEGRPASVLVLGGAIEVSDLVICPAVWQHCRLREDDSGNAIQTDVCTVCYTGGSGPIETELQSRVVSLAEQVTRALPEPLRGFLGIDVVLGDRMEDDCVIEINPRLTTSYIGIRQMINENLTSIWNPSAVRNSDTSGERRITGRQLRVRTNQIRWTSEGDVQIEPPLDGDS, from the coding sequence ATGCGAGTCTTTGTTGGCGAATTTCTGTGTGGTGGTGGGATGGCGTCCACGCACGAGGATCAAATCTCTTCTTCGCTGCTCCGCGAAGGTCTCGCGATGTGGCGAGCACTGGTCACCGATTTCGCCGAATGGGCCCAAGTGGTCACGCCGATCGATCCCAGGTTGAATTTGCGAGTCGATCGAATGCCTGATTCGGTTGTTTGCATTCCGCTCCGATCCGGCGAAAACGTCCGAGAGCAATGGTTGACCATCGCCAAATCCTGTGACATCGCCCTCGTTGTTGCACCCGAAACCGATGATGAACTCGGCGGGATGATTCAAACTTTTCGTGAGGCGGGAGTCGATGTTTTGGCCACTGACCTGGCAACACTTCGCATGGCCAGTGACAAATGGTTCACCGCGAAATGGTTGATGGAACATGCCATCCCAACGCCGCAGACCTGGGCGATGGAATCGAATCTCACCGCGAGTGAAGCACGCCGATCAAACGGAATTGGTCCCATTGGTTTGGACGCGAAACGTTGGGTGCGAAAGCCACGTGACGGGTGCGGTTCCGATTCCATTGTTGTTTTCGACGATTGGAAGTCGGCTTGCTCAACGATGCCAAGCAACAATCTCGTTCAAGCATGGATCGAGGGGCGGCCCGCATCTGTGTTGGTGTTGGGCGGAGCGATAGAAGTTTCGGATCTAGTCATCTGTCCCGCGGTTTGGCAGCACTGTCGGTTGCGAGAAGATGATTCCGGCAATGCGATTCAAACCGATGTTTGCACTGTCTGCTACACCGGCGGCAGTGGACCGATTGAAACCGAACTGCAATCGCGAGTCGTCTCGCTTGCCGAGCAAGTCACGCGTGCTCTGCCGGAACCATTGCGTGGTTTCCTGGGGATCGATGTTGTCTTGGGGGACCGAATGGAAGACGACTGCGTGATTGAAATCAATCCGCGACTGACGACGTCTTACATCGGTATCCGGCAAATGATCAACGAAAATTTGACTTCGATTTGGAATCCGTCAGCAGTTCGGAATTCAGATACGAGCGGCGAGCGACGGATCACTGGCCGTCAACTTCGAGTTAGAACAAATCAAATTCGTTGGACGTCCGAAGGCGATGTTCAAATCGAGCCGCCACTGGATGGCGACTCCTGA